The DNA sequence TTTCTAGAAGTCAGTCTGAGAAATTCAGTACCTACACTTTTGTTAGAAGCTGAGTTTTTATTGGAAAATTATTAACTTAACAGAACTTTGGGAGCCCTCTAAGGACAAAGGCCattatttgtctcttttcactgaaATATAGTTCTCAAAAAATGTCAGATCGATTTCTTTGACTCAGTTCTAATGTGCTGTGAGGATGGCTTTGAGCAACTTCCCAAAGTTCTTAAATCTGAGAAAGTTAAAGCATTTCAACTTCTAAGCACCTTCTATCTAGTTTAATGGTAAGGGAACAGCTTTTCCTATACACTAAACTCAAACTCCTTTCTGGGGCCATTCCCACCACCAAAAAATTAGCAAATCCAAGTATTATAAACCTAGTAACAAGCCAGTCACTGAAGATGAAGAGTCAGGATTAACATAGTCCACTCTCAAGAATGGGTACTAagattttcaacaaaaatatttaataaaaggatATTCTATTTTCCTAGAGAGCCAGAACTGAGTTTCACTTGATTGAAATCTAAATTCTACTGGGGAGCCAAGCAGCCCTGGCTCAATGCCCCTGCAGGCCTGGGTGGCAGCAGTTAAAAAAGGTACTGGAAGTTTCTGGCAATTGGGGGTAGGGAGGGAATGCCAAAGGGATTGTGGACCTTGCACAGGCACCAACGGTGATACTGTTGAGTGTCCACAGAGGGTTCCCTTGGGCTGCCAGAGTGCTAATCACACCAGTCACCTAATAGTTTATGGGTGCCCAGACCAGCATGCAGGGGGCTTGGTGCAGGGAAAACATTAATTTCATCCCTACTCGTGGTGGTGGTGAAGCTAGAATATGTATCTTGGGGTGGGAAGTGTTCTTAAGGAACGGGATGGCACACCTAGGTAAGTTATTTTCTGGGCAATTTTGCTCACTTAACCTCAGACAGGCAAAAAATACTGAAGTTCTTTAGTGTCATACTTGTTTTTGcaaaccatttattgaataacttAAAAATTGCTGTATTTGCCTTAATAATTATGTCTAGTTGACTAAAATATAAACAAGCCACCCAAAGCAAATGTACTTCCTTGAACCTAGGGAAAGACCCAGCTACACATTGACCCTGTATTTCTCAAAAGCTCCATATACTTAAGAattaaccaaaagggagaaaaatgtgtCTTTCTGGGTTTCTCgttgcaaataaaaataagcagaatttaaaatatgagcACTTTATATCTAggcaatttgaatttttaaactttattctgaacatttttgaacatatataaaaattgaatAGTGTAACAATCCCCCCACATACATATGTAGATTGAATAGTTATTAAGATTTTGCTAAAtttgcttcatttgttttttaactctGAAGAAAATTCCAGACATATTTCTCCGTTAAAATTTTCCATATGCACACTCTAAAAAGTAACATTTTCCTCAAGAATACAATACTGTTATCATACCTACAAAATTAACGAGAGTGCTCTAATATTTCATATCTGGTTTATATTTGCTTCCCCCATTACCCCCAAAACAACTTTACAGTTGGTTTGTGCATTTGAATGTTCAAATAAATATCCCCATCTTTGGCAAACTTTCTCAGACTCAGAATTTATCACCTGAGCATCAGCTCATACCTGGAgttacatttttatgtatttatgggTGGTAAATTGTAACCACCTTGAAATAAGGAACTTGTagtttattaatctttttaattCTATTGTGCCCCTTCCCCCAAAATAATGCCTCAGACTACTATAAAATATCAGTAAAGTTTGTAAAGAATCAACAATTGGCAGAGCAGGGCCCTGAATTTAAGGTTACCTGTAGGCAAGGTCtgtagattttaattttaatttgggaGCTGTCAAACATTACAGTAGGATTTCTTCCCCCCTCCCTTTTCTTGTTCCCttcctttttgcttcctttcctccctcttttcctttctgcatcttactctctcttccttctttgaatAGAATTACCTTTAATCTTTTATAAAATGAGGCCTTTATAAGAATTACCTGTTGAAAGTGGCTTTAGAAATCCTGCAGGAGCATTAAACAACGTTTTCTCTGATTCTGTACAACATAAACCATGGGGAAATGATGTTGAAAAAATCTGTTTGCAGTATCTAACCAGTTGGCAAATGTCTCAATTACTGCTCTGGAGTTATACATTAAAAACCCTTCTCAGAATAATTGGGAAGCCAATGTATGATCTgctttataaaacaaattttcacaaataataattactatCAATTGAATGCTTGCTATAGGCAAGGTAGCCAGGTGCTTTACATACATTCTAACTATATTAACATCTTCCTGAACTAGGGTTATCCCCATCATACAGTTATATAAATGGAGGCTTAAAAAGGTTTAAGTAGTGTACTCGAACTTAGCCTGCTAGTAAGTGTGGCAGGGGTGAACTCAGGTCTATTTAGCTGCAAAGCCCATGTTCTGGAACCAAAAAGGTTGAAATAGAGCTGGGTCTGGCCATTTCCAGGGAATACTAACAGATTTTCATTTAAACTGTAACTCGCAGCTTGAACTTCAAACTGCTTTAAATAACTGAGTTTACACCCTTGGCTTAATTGCAGCAGCTCAGGGCGGGGTGCCGAGACAGCGCAGCGTTAATCCCTGCCGTTTATCAGCTGTGTGATTCGAGCCTCTCCGAGTTTATCCATCATGCAAAATTGCTGCGAGGAACCTGGCACTGTGTGACGCACAGCTCCAGGTTTGGCGTAATTATCACTTCGGTGTTTTTTCAGACGCCGGCGGGCTCTTTAGGAGATGCTGGTTTCCGCGCGAGTTAGAACAGGACCTAAGGGCGAAGCCGGCCATCCGGCTCTCCGCAGATAGACATCTCTGGAAACCTTTCCCACCtgattcctttgatttttttcctcccccactccctcaatttttcaaaggagaaaattagGACACAGTGGAAGTTATTCTGAAATAGACTttacaatttataattttttccgCACGTGCGCTGCATCAAAGCTTGGGGTTTTTAGAGTGGTCGCAGTCATTCTAATTTACCTGCCTGCACCTGGACGCCTCCCCCTGGTACAGCGGCTCCTTTTACTGGACATCCTTTTAGGGTTGGTTTTTACCCAGGCCTTGGCCATCAACCCTCTCCTTGCCCTCAGGTTCCACCTCCCATGCCCAAGCCCTCAACCCGGCGCCGGGGCTACCCAGAGTGCAGAGGCTGAGCCCCGCAACACCCCGGGCGGCTGGTAAGGACCGCAGCGGGCAGGAGGGGGCGCCAGCGCCCGCGCTCGTTTTCGCTCTCCCTGAGCGCACCGCGTCCAGGAGGGGACGCCCGAGAGCCCGGCGCCGGGAGGGGAAAGCGACTTCAGGTCCCGCAAGCTCCCCGCCCCGCCGGTGACCAGCGCGCCTTGACCCGGCCCTTCCCGGCGGTCACGGTCGCTATATAAGGTGGAGAGGCCGAGCCCACGGTCAGTTCTGGACGGTACCGTCGTCGGCGCGCGCTGCCCCGCCCACCAGGTGAGCCACCTTTTGGAGACCGCGGTGATGCGCGAGCCTTAGCGCGGCTTTTTGGAGGGCGTTGGACGTTTTGACACCCACCGATTGGATGCCAGTGGCGGAAATTTTgatcattatctttttttttttttttaattctagattTGATATTCTACACTGAAGTCATCATGAACTTTTTCCAACTCCTgatgaaaaagaaggaagtaaGTTTTGAAAGCGATTACGGTAAAAACTGTGGCTGGAAATGTTAATTTTAAGAGATGAAAATATGGCGCAgattttgaagaaagaataaaatgatgtattctttcttgctttctttctcatgctatttaaaatgttttcacattGAAATATCTGAATGTTGACCCGCAACCTTTTTTTCCGTTAGCTTATTCCGTTGGTGATGTTCATGACGTTTGCCGCGAGCGGAGCCTCAGCTTTTGCTATATATTCCCTTGGGAAAACCGATGTGATGTAAGTCAGCATCTTGTATAAGGTCGTTTTTGGTTTTGTTAGGTTGACCTTCAGTTTATGAAGTGCATGATATCAATTTCTGTGGTTTTTTTCCCCAGCGTAAGAAATGCTCAACCATTAACTCGGAGTTAGGTTAGAAAGCATCGTGATATcagaagatttttaaatgataatatgaatAAATTAGCTTGCTCCATGTGTTTCATATCTTTCTTACACCTGTGCTGCAGTGAagtaaattttaacttaaaatttgaAACTTAGaaggataaaagtaaaaaactaaagaaataataaatttgaaacttaaaatTCTTAAAGTGGTCTTCGGGGTTGTACATCTTCAAAGgtaaataatcattttatttatattataacaTATTTTCTAATGTGGTAGAATTGATCGATTCAGTTGTCTATGATGAACTTAATCTTGACTTTGGATAGAAGAAGGTCAAACACCATGTGTCCTGGAATATAAGGAAGGCATAAACTTGAAACTGATGTTGGCTCATTACAGGGCTGGAGAGAGCAGGAACTCTGGGCGGCTGGCAGAGGGTCTGGCCCGCCTGCCTTCCCCACCTGCAGAGCTCAAGTCCGAGACTCCGGGCAAGAACATTTTTGCTGTCCTTAACCTGGCAGTTCCATCCCCATTGTTATTCAGCTGTGCAGTCTAGTAAAGGGTATACAGATTTCCCGCACTGCTTAGTGGGATTGATCCTTAATATTCAAGCCAAACATgaaactttcttctgccatcaaTTTCAGTTACAGCTGATGATTCCTGAGAGTTACCTGGAAACAGATAAATGCCTTAGGATTCAGACTGGGCCTGGCCCTAGCATGTTTATAGACCCAATATCAGTGATTTTAAATAGTTCACTGGCTTTGATGTTTAATtagcctttcttttatttttagccttGATCGAAAACGAAATCCAGAACCTTGGGAATCTGTGGATCCCAGTACACCTCAAAAggtaaataaagcaaaatgatttACCAATAGTACCTTAGCACCCTTTCTCAACAAAATAGATTTAATATCTTAAGCTATTAGGGTGCCATTTAGTGTCGTTTTTAAGAGGGTGCAATAAAATTTGAGAGGTCTAGTGCAAATCCTTGCTCTATTAGTAACAAGTGACTTGAGACAATTTGGCCTCTCTGAGGCTCTGagaatctataaaatgggcacagTAATAGGACTGTACCTCAGAGTTGTTAAGAAAactaaagaagataaaatataggaAGCCCTCTAGTATAGTACCTGTCCCATAGGAAGCACTCAGATATCACTTTATGTTATATAATATCTCATTTTGCCCATTATTTAAGTTAATACAAGGTAGGAGCTCCTGAAAACAGGAGTGGCATTCTCTTGAAGAAAAATAAGTactattcacttattttttcagGACCAttgcaaagattttaaaaatttattagagaagttgtgggtttacagaacaatcatgcataaaatacaggccTTGCATATtaataacaccttgcattggtgtggtacatttgttacaactgatgaaagcatatttttataattgttctattaagtATTGCCCATGGTTTAACtcagggttcattgtttgtgttgtacagtttcatggatttttaaaaaaattttattccagtaccatatatacaacctaacatttccccttttaaccacatacagatatatatttcagtgctgttaattgagttcacaatgttgtgctaccatcaccactgtccattatgaaaacatttccatcattccaaatcaggaactctgtacattttaagccttaactccttatgccctatccccaccccaacccctggtaacctagcaaaaatttta is a window from the Tamandua tetradactyla isolate mTamTet1 chromosome 14, mTamTet1.pri, whole genome shotgun sequence genome containing:
- the COXFA4L3 gene encoding normal mucosa of esophagus-specific gene 1 protein isoform X3, which gives rise to MNFFQLLMKKKELIPLVMFMTFAASGASAFAIYSLGKTDVILDRKRNPEPWESVDPSTPQKCYTIPSACVHITKL
- the COXFA4L3 gene encoding normal mucosa of esophagus-specific gene 1 protein isoform X2 is translated as MNFFQLLMKKKELIPLVMFMTFAASGASAFAIYSLGKTDVILDRKRNPEPWESVDPSTPQKLVTINQTWKPIEELQKVRRATK